The following is a genomic window from Lagenorhynchus albirostris chromosome 2, mLagAlb1.1, whole genome shotgun sequence.
TCCATCCTGTCTCTAGAAGAGTGACAGctaattttaaatgtcttcctGTTACCCTGCCTTCCTGTCCCCTACATCCCGAGTACCTACCATAAACCTGCCATATAAGCACCCTCCATTTGCCATTTAATAATTCTGGGTCAGTTCCCTGCAGGTGACCTAGTCAAGGGCTTGATGGTTAGTTCTGAGAAGACACTATTCATTCAACACCTTCCACATTTAAATACTCCAAATTCATCCACTGATAAATGATGTAGAAAAAGCCAGGATAAAAAAAAGCCACTACAACCAAAGCAGATGCTGTCTGTCGTATGACTCGACCCCTGACTTTGCTGAGTGATTCGAAACTTCAGTGAAAAGTAACTGAAGACAACGGTGTCCATGATGAAGGGAACGAAAGCTGCTACCCTTCCTagagaaatcattttaaaaggagtgggaaaaggagaagaaaaagaaggaaggaagaaaactgggTCGACACTTGGCATTTACTTGAAGAAGAGCCAGCAGATGTACGTGCAGAGACAGTTTCACAGCACAGAGGGAAGGCATCGATCAGAAGGCTTCCTTGGCGCAATTAAATTTCTTTGGTGGCAGCCTCGGCTGGGAAGGCAAGGCACAAAAGTTGTGTTCAGGGTTCTGAGGGCCAAGaggtggtgtctgtgaacttacagGGATTGATCGGCTCAGGAATCTcgctgaggaagaagaaaggccgGTGTAGGAGGGCCGCAGGGCGGTGGCGTGATCCTCGGTCTTGGCGCTGTGAGGGCCTGGCTGACTGTTCAGGGCACTCCCACTGCTGCTGTTGCTTCTGCTGTACTGGTTGTTGTTGAGCTCAGGGTAATTTCTGGCAGGCAGCTGGGAGCTGCCATTCAAGAGGCTGGTGAACGGGTTGCCTACGAAACCCACCTTGGAGGGTGAGGCAGTCTTTTTGTTCTCTGGATCGTCTGCTGCAGCGTTCAAGTTCCCTAGAGAACTGGCTAGCCGGGAGTTCATGGAAAAGCTGAACGAAAAACacaggtggggcggggggggaacATAGACAGCCATGTATACTCACACAGGGTTCACGTTTCTAAAACACATGATTACGACATTAGGGGAATGGGATGAAGACAGTTCTGATCAACGCAAATGGTGACAGAATTGCTCTTGGTGATattataatatgtggcctttagTTATACATGGTAAGTTCCTCTGTCAAAAGTAGTTAAGACTCAAGAAGCTGGCTAAAACAGTTTGACCAGAGATCCTGAAATAGAATATGTGCGGGTTTCTACTTGCCCTGTGGCAGGAAGTAAATGAAAAGGACTATATAAGGGGAGAGTACAAACCAGACCTAAGTACAAGATTTAACTTCTATATATTCGATCATATGACTACATCAAACATCCCTACCCATTTTAGTTCGGCCCATACACATCAGGGGAGAAAATGACTATGTCGTATATTATTAGTCTGCGCCACTGAGCTCTGTTCCCTGGATCATGTTGGGCAAGCTCTGGAAAGGGATGCCGTACAGCATTCCCTCCATGGCCATGTCCCCACAATTCAAGACAGGAACAGAAGCCTAGAGGGTCGCAGTGCTTTTTGTggtttctccccttcccccagtcccCTCCTCTCACAAACTTCAGCCAAACCCATTGTCTGCTGCTGCCTTCCTTTACCTCCTGCCAGTGCctcagaaggaggagagaaaaattaCCTTCTTACACTGGTGCCTGAGGACAAAGAGCCTCTGTTTATCCTCTTGGCCATCACCGAAGGGGACAAAGCCACTTTTGAGGTCTTCAAAGGAGATGCAGATCCTTGTGGGGAAGAACTCAATCTTTGtggagaaaaatgggcaaagcgtCACACAAAAGCTGTGTTATCTTAATATTCACCAATAGACTAGGACAAGATAAACTAATAAACGTTAAAGAGATCATGGCAGGTCCTAGTAACAGTAGCCAACACGGCCGCAGCCCTCACTCTGTGCTGAGCGCTCATCTAAGAACCTGACGGGCATTAACTCAGCTtctcctcacagcaaccccacGAGGTAGCGAAGACTGCACTTGCAAGTGAGCAAATGGAGGCACAAAGGAAAAGCTCCTCGTCCAAAGTCACTCAGCGAGCGAGaggcaaagctgggattcaaatccaggatcCAAAGTCCTGGGGGTGACTACCATCCTGCCATCCTTGATCACTTCCCTTCCTTGACACTGGCATTCATTCCTTCCAAGTCCTGAGATTCTACCTCTCTATATTTCAAATCTATCCTTACCTTTCCACTCTGCAACTGCCCTAGGAGAGGCCATCATTATTTCTTATCCTTGACACCTAGCAGCACCTTTTAATCTGGTCCCTTAAAACTCACATTCCGAATAGCCTCCAACAAAATCTAAAATATCTAATTATGTTGCTTCACTGTTTAAACCATCTAATTTGTCTTCAGTGCCCAGAAAGCCTAAACTTCTTGGCTTGGCTTTAAAACCCTCCAAAATCTGGCATTTGCCAATTCTCCACATTTTCCCACCAGACACCTCTTCTCCAGCTACAGAAAATGCCCTGAGATGCCTGGATAGACGGCGTCCACACCTCTGTCCAGTTTGCATACGCTATTTTTCCTGCCAAGGCATCTTCTCCTGTCCTTACCTCACCTCTACACACACCTTTTTCTTCCACCTCCATCTGACTCACTCCCATTGCTTATCCTTTAATGGTCCAATCAGCTGTTACCTCTTACAGCAAGCCTTCACTGAATTCCCAGGCGGGGTAAGCATCAAGTTTCATCATATATTCTCATAGTAAATCACAGCTCTTGTACCACATTTCATTGTCTAATATTGTCTACTTCCCTCGAAATTAGCTCCATTACGAGCAAAGAACTGCTTCTCATTTCAATTCCCAGACTAGCACAGTGCCAGACTCAGAGTAGGTGTTCaggaaatatttgctgagtgaacaaAAAGGGAAAAGTGACTCAAATCTGGACTACCAGGGCCCAGTCATGGTTTTAATACCAAATGTGTTTTGTCCTGGATAAATCTTTTGATGTAGCTGGACCCTGTTTTCCTATCTGCTATAGAAAAGCTGATTTACTTGTAGACTCTTTTCTTCATCATCTTCCCTCCAAACAGCAGCTTACAACATGGTTTGCCTCTAAATCAAGAACAGGAAAAGTTGTACAAGGAAGCAGCTCAAGCTTCTGGAGAAGTCTGGGCCATCTCAGAGCTGCCCTCACTAAACAACCCTAAAACCTAGAGCTGAATAAGAACAGAGCTGAGGAATGACTcagctttttttccccatctgttGATGACAGTTTTGGGCAAACATTTCTACAGCCCTCACTAAGACCTACCCTTGATCCTGATATCACTTAGACCACCAGGGAGTGTTCAGGgaacatttttccagagaaaaacACTAATGTTTCCTCCTCAAATGGAGAATAGGGGaggaaataaaactagaaaacaaaggaagggaacaaatacatgcaaaaataggaggaaagaagaataacagaaatgttaaaaattcaaGGCAAAATCTATCACTGGCTTGAAAGGCATGTTGCAGAGCCACTGTAGTTTATTAGAGATCCCACCATGCACTGGGCACACCAAGTACATTGGCATCATTCCCACAGCCATACGGCCCTGTAGACACCtcaggaaaataacatttttgcaGGGTGAGCATTAAATACAAAGCATATTGTAACAATCTagaacagaaaggaaggaattttaaaagtgaaaagctGTGGGCAGTTTATTTCTATGGGCTTAAGGGTTGGGAAATGTATCTAAAGGGTAGCATTTGTTTATAAGCTACTGGAAATTCAACCTGGTTGACAGTACCTGGAAGGCTGGGACACTGCTCTTGGATGCCCTTTCATATCCTCCAACCTACAGAAACCAAAGACAAATGTTCACAC
Proteins encoded in this region:
- the CDC14A gene encoding dual specificity protein phosphatase CDC14A isoform X6; amino-acid sequence: MKHYRFTHAEIIAWIRICRPGSIIGPQQHFLEEKQASLWVQGDIFRSKLKNRPSSEGSINKILSSLDDMSIGGNLSKIQNVERFGENNLEEDEDVEMKNNITQGDKLRALKSQRQPRSSPSCAFRLEDMKGHPRAVSQPSRLSSSPQGSASPLKTSKVALSPSVMAKRINRGSLSSGTSVRSFSMNSRLASSLGNLNAAADDPENKKTASPSKVGFVGNPFTSLLNGSSQLPARNYPELNNNQYSRSNSSSGSALNSQPGPHSAKTEDHATALRPSYTGLSSSSARFLSRSIPVSSQTPPLGPQNPEHNFCALPSQPRLPPKKFNCAKEAF